From the Streptomyces sp. Sge12 genome, the window CGGCCGACGACAAGTAGTTCCGTACCGTCCCCTGCGACAGCGAGGCCCGCTCGGCGATCTCCGCGATCGGTGCCCCGTCCGCCGCGAGTTCCAGCACCTCCGCCTCCCGCGCGGTCAGCGGCGAGTCCCCCGCACTGATCGCGTCGGCCGCCAACTCCGGGTCCACGTAGCGGCCTCCGGCGTGCACGGTGCGGATCAGTTCGGCCAGCCGCTGCGCCGAGACCGTCTTCGGGGCGAAGGCCCGCACCCCCGCCGCGAGGGCCCTCTTCAGGTGCCCCGGACGGCCGTGGCTGGTCACGATCATGGTCCGGCAGCCCGGCAGTTCGGCCCGCAGCGATGTGGCGACACTCACACCGTCCGCCCCCGGCATCTGCAGGTCCAGCACCGCCACGTCCGGCCGGTGCGCCCGGGCCATCGCCAGCGCCTCGGGCCCCGAAGCCGCCTCCGCCACGACGAGCAGGTCGTCCTCCAGCGCGAGCAGCGCGGCCAATGCGCCCCGGATCAGGTGCTCGTCATCGGCGAGCAGTACGCGTACGGGGCTCACGCCCGCACCTCCAGTTCTTGCAGTCGTCGGTTCGGGATCTCCGCCCGCAGCCGGAACCGGCCGTCGCCGACCAGGCCCGCCTGCAACGTCCCGTCCAGGGCCGCGAGTCGCTCCCGCAGCCCGGCCAGCCCCGAGCCGGGCGGCCCGGCGGGGGTCTCGGGCGCCCCGTCGTTCTCCACCAGCAGGGTCACGGAGCCCGTCTCCGCGGCGGTCAGCCGGATCAGGCAGCGGTGCGCGTCCCCGTGCCGCAGGATGTTCGTGGTCGCCTCGCGCACCACCCAGCCCAGGGCCGACTGGACCTCGGCGGGCAGCTCGGGCCTGCGACCGGCCCCGAAGTCGACGCGGCAGTCCATTCCGGCCGCGCTGAGCACGCCGCGCGCGCCCTCCAGCTCCACGGCGAGGTCCGCCTCGCGGTAGCCGCGCACCACGTCCCGTACCTCGCGCTGGGACTCCTGGGCGATCCGCTGCACCTCGACCATCTGCTCCACCGCCTCCGGCCGTTCGCGCCGGGCCAGCTGTATCGCCAGCTCGCTCTTGAGCGCGATCACCGCCAGGTTGCGGCCCATCACGTCGTGCAGGTCGCGGCCGAACCGCAGCCGCTCCTCCGCCACCGCGAGCCGCGCCTGGACCTCGCGGGAGTGGTCGAGCTCGTAGACGGTGGTCAGCAGCCAGGCCGAGAACCCGCAGGTGGCGCCGAAGAACACGCTGCCCAGCAGCACGCCGACGGCGTACCCGAGGGCGGTCGCGGCCGGAACGCCGAAGCCGAGTGCGGACAGTCCCGTGCCGACGGCCGCGGCGGCCACGATGAACCACATCCGCCGCACCGACCTCAGGCACAGGACGAGCGATCCGGACGTGAACCAGGTCAGTCCCGCCACCAGGGTCGGTGCGACGGCCGGCTGGGTGATGTGGCCCGTCGCCCGGAGCGTGAGGACGGCCAGGATGCACGCCGCCGTCATGACGGCGGTGGCGATCGCCAGCCGGGTGGGGCGTTCGCGCCGTCCCACCACCCAGTGCAGCGCCTTGGAGGTGAGCACCCCGCACAGCACGGCGTGGGCGCACATCATCAGGAGCAGCGAGAGGGGCGCCACCAGGGAGGTCCGGTCCGCGGCCGCGGCGGCTATGGGCGTCAGCGCGAAGGACAGGACCTCCAGGAACACGAAGAGATAGAACGACCCCCGTGTGTACAGCTCGATCTTTCCCGCACTGCTGCGGTTCTTCCACCACCCGGTCATCTTCGACACGGTCCCCGTCCCCCGACTTGCCCTACCGGCGCGGTTCCCAGCGGAACCACCGCTGAACAGCAAACACGGTGTTGACCGTCCAGGCCAGCGTGACCAGGCAGGCCTGCACCAGGTCGGCGTCCCCCGCCCCGCTCCACCCGGCCCGTACGAGGGTCATCACTCCGCTCAGCGGCAGCAGTTCGCACAGCGAGGCCACCGGGTCCGGCAGTGCGTCCGCCGGGACGAACAGCCCCGAGCCCAGCACGGTCGCCAGGAACAGCGGCAGCGTGGTGAGGCCCGCGGTCTCCACGGTGCGGGTGACGGAGCTGGTCAGCGCGGACAGCCCGGCGAGCAGCACGATGCCGGCGAGGACGGCCGCCACGAGCAGCAGCGGGTTGCGCGGCATGCGCACGTCCAGGACGGCGGCTCCCGCCACGGCGAGGACGGCGATCTGCCCGAGCGCCAGGACGGCGGCCGGCAGGGCGGTGCCGACGAGGATCTCCAGGTCGGTCGCCTCGCCGGTCCGCAGCCGCTTCAGGACGAGCTCCTCGCGGCGGGCGACGTAGGCGGAGACCAGGTTCATGTGCACGACGAGGATCAGCACCATGCCGATCCCGCCGGTCAGGGTGGCTTCGCCGAGCGCCTCGGCGCCCTCGGCCCCGGTCGCGGAGGAGCGCAGGACGAACACCATCAGCAGGGGCATCAGGACGGCCAGGGAGAGGGCGGCCCGGTTGCGCACCAGCAGGGTGACCTCGGTGCGGCCGAGGGCGGCGAGCCGCCCGGGGTTCAGCAGGAGCGCGTTCATCGGGGGGTCCCCGCCTTCGTGTCCTCGGTACGGGCGCCGTCGGCTGCGGTGCGGCGGCGGTTCTCCGCGATCTCCAGGAAGGCCTCCTCCAGGGAGGCGGACCGGGCGTCGAGCCCGATCAGTTGTGCGCCGCACTCCCGGGCCCAGCCCAGCAGTTCGGTCAGGTCGGCCTGGAGGTCGTGGGTACGGATCTCCACGCGCTGCCCGTAGGCCGCCGCGCGCAGCGCCAGCGGGAGCCGGGCCGCGGGCACCCCGGCCGGCAGAGTGAAGCGGATCCGGGCCGGGCGGGTGGCGGTCACCTCGGCGGGGCTGCCGGACAGGACGAGTTCCCCCTCGTGGAGGATCGCGAGGCGGTCCGCGAGCTCCTCGGCCTCCTCCAGGTAGTGCGTGGTCAGCAGCACGGTCGTGCCCTGCGCGCGCAGTTCCCGTACCAGGGCCCAGGTGTCCCGGCGTCCTTCCGGGTCCATTCCGGTGGTCGGTTCGTCCAGGAAGAGCACCTCGGGGCGGCCCAGCAGGGCCAGGGCGAGGTCCAGCCGCCGCCGTTCACCGCCGGACAGCTGCTTGACGCGTACGGAGGACCGCGCGGCCAGGCCGACCAGTTCCAGCACCTCCGCCACCGGGCGGGCGCCGCTGGTGACGCCGCCCCACATCCGGACGGTCTCGCCGACCGACAGGTCGGAGGGGAAGCCGCCCTCCTGGAGCATGACGCCGGTGCGCGGGCGGACCTCGGCCCGCTGCCCGTACGGATCGAGCCCGAAGACGCGGACCTGCCCCCCGGTCGGCGCGGCCAGTCCCTCCAGCAGCTCGACGGTGGAGGTCTTGCCCGCGCCGTTGGTGCCGAGCAGGGCGAAGATCTCGCCCCGGGCCACGGAGAAGGAGACGCCCCGTACGGCCTCGAACCCTCCCGCATAGCCGCGGCGCACGCCCTCGGCTTCGATCACGGTGTCAGTCATGGTTCAAGGCTCGCGGCGCCGGGGCCGGCCGGGCAGTGCGCGCTGTCACCCCCGCCGATGACATTTGTCAGGGGGCCGCGGGGACAGCGGCGCGGGAACACGAAGACGGGAACACGAAGAAGGCCCCGATCGCAATGATCGGGGCCTTCTTCATACAGAGCGGACGACGCGACTCGAACGCGCGACATCCACCTTGGCAAGGTGGTGCTCTACCAACTGAGCTACGTCCGCATGCCCTGCACGCATTGCCGTGAGGCGATGCGTGCATCACTCTACCCGATCCACAGCAGTGGTCAGGAAGTGATGCAGAGCGGGTGACAGGGATCGCACACTGCGCCTTCCCTCTGGAAGAGGGATGTTCTGCTACTGAACTACACCCGCACGACCTCGGAGGCTTTGACCTGCGGCCTGGCCCCTTGGCGTGATCCACACACTAGCCGACGGATGGGGGTGCATGGCAAATCGACGCTCAGTGGGCCGCGTTGTAGGCCTCGTAGATCTTCTTGGGGATGCGGCCGCGCGGCGGCACCTCGTACTGGTTCGACCGGGCCCAGGCGCGGACGACCGCCGGGTCGGGGGCGACGGAGGTGTGCTTGTAGGCCTTCCCCGAGCGGGACTGGCGACGGCCGGCGGCCACGAAGGGGGCCAGCCCCTTACGCAGTTTCTTTGCGTT encodes:
- a CDS encoding response regulator transcription factor translates to MSPVRVLLADDEHLIRGALAALLALEDDLLVVAEAASGPEALAMARAHRPDVAVLDLQMPGADGVSVATSLRAELPGCRTMIVTSHGRPGHLKRALAAGVRAFAPKTVSAQRLAELIRTVHAGGRYVDPELAADAISAGDSPLTAREAEVLELAADGAPIAEIAERASLSQGTVRNYLSSAATKLGAENRHTAVRLARERGWV
- a CDS encoding sensor histidine kinase, which translates into the protein MSKMTGWWKNRSSAGKIELYTRGSFYLFVFLEVLSFALTPIAAAAADRTSLVAPLSLLLMMCAHAVLCGVLTSKALHWVVGRRERPTRLAIATAVMTAACILAVLTLRATGHITQPAVAPTLVAGLTWFTSGSLVLCLRSVRRMWFIVAAAAVGTGLSALGFGVPAATALGYAVGVLLGSVFFGATCGFSAWLLTTVYELDHSREVQARLAVAEERLRFGRDLHDVMGRNLAVIALKSELAIQLARRERPEAVEQMVEVQRIAQESQREVRDVVRGYREADLAVELEGARGVLSAAGMDCRVDFGAGRRPELPAEVQSALGWVVREATTNILRHGDAHRCLIRLTAAETGSVTLLVENDGAPETPAGPPGSGLAGLRERLAALDGTLQAGLVGDGRFRLRAEIPNRRLQELEVRA
- a CDS encoding ABC transporter permease; translated protein: MNALLLNPGRLAALGRTEVTLLVRNRAALSLAVLMPLLMVFVLRSSATGAEGAEALGEATLTGGIGMVLILVVHMNLVSAYVARREELVLKRLRTGEATDLEILVGTALPAAVLALGQIAVLAVAGAAVLDVRMPRNPLLLVAAVLAGIVLLAGLSALTSSVTRTVETAGLTTLPLFLATVLGSGLFVPADALPDPVASLCELLPLSGVMTLVRAGWSGAGDADLVQACLVTLAWTVNTVFAVQRWFRWEPRR
- a CDS encoding ABC transporter ATP-binding protein; translation: MTDTVIEAEGVRRGYAGGFEAVRGVSFSVARGEIFALLGTNGAGKTSTVELLEGLAAPTGGQVRVFGLDPYGQRAEVRPRTGVMLQEGGFPSDLSVGETVRMWGGVTSGARPVAEVLELVGLAARSSVRVKQLSGGERRRLDLALALLGRPEVLFLDEPTTGMDPEGRRDTWALVRELRAQGTTVLLTTHYLEEAEELADRLAILHEGELVLSGSPAEVTATRPARIRFTLPAGVPAARLPLALRAAAYGQRVEIRTHDLQADLTELLGWARECGAQLIGLDARSASLEEAFLEIAENRRRTAADGARTEDTKAGTPR
- a CDS encoding histone-like nucleoid-structuring protein Lsr2 translates to MAQRVVVTLSDDIDGGEAAETVVFALDGKSYEIDLNVANAKKLRKGLAPFVAAGRRQSRSGKAYKHTSVAPDPAVVRAWARSNQYEVPPRGRIPKKIYEAYNAAH